The Cloacibacterium caeni region TTCATTTCCCATCAAAAGGGAATCACATTGTGAAAAGTTTCTCGCTCCTTTTGCAGAAGGCATTACCTTAACCAAACCACGATAAGAATTATTCGATTTCCCTGCCGAAATTCCTTTAGAAATAATCGTAGATTTCGTGTTTTTACCAATGTGAATCATCTTGGTTCCTGTATCTGCATACTGGTGATTATTGGTTACTGCAATCGAATAAAATTCGCCCACAGAATTATCTCCTTTCAAAATACAAGAAGGATATTTCCATGTTACCGCAGAACCTGTTTCTACTTGAGTCCAAGAAATTTTAGCATTCTTTTCGCATAAACCTCTTTTGGTCACAAAGTTATACACTCCACCTTTTCCGTTTTCATCTCCTGGAAACCAGTTTTGTACGGTAGAATATTTAATTTCTGCATTGTCCATCGCAATTAATTCTACCACAGCAGCGTGCAATTGGTTTTCATCTCTTGCAGGAGCAGTACAACCTTCCAAATAAGACACGTAACTTCCTTCATCGGCAATCACCAAAGTTCTCTCAAACTGACCAGTTCCTGCTTGATTAATACGGAAATAAGTTGAAAGTTCCATCGGACATTTTACACCTTTTGGAATATAGCAGAAACTTCCGTCTGAAAATACAGCAGAGTTTAAAGCTGCATAAAAATTATCGCCTCTTGGAACAACTTTTCCTATATATTTTTGAACCAATTCAGGATATTCCTTAATCGCTTCAGAAATAGAGCAGAAAATAATTCCTTTTTCTTTCAAAGTCGCTTGGAAAGTGGTTTTCACAGAAACCGAATCCATCACAATATCTACTGCAACTCCAGCTAAACGCTTTTGTTCTTCGATATTGATTCCTAACTTTTCGAAAGTTTTCAGCAATTCTGGATCTACCTCATCTAAGCTTGCCAATTCTGGTTTTACTTTCGGAGCAGCGTAATATTTAATCGCCTGAAAATCAGGTTTTTCATATTTAATATTTGCCCAATCTGGCTCTTCCATTTTTTGCCAAATTCTGAAAGATTCTAGACGCCAATTAGTCATCCATTCTGGTTCTTCTTTTTTCGCAGAAATCATACGAACTATTTCCTCGTTTAAACCAACGGGAAAATCTTCATATTCAATATCTGTATAAAAACCAGCTTCGTATTCTTTGGTTTTGAGGTCTTCCCTCAAATCATCTTCTGTATATTTTGCCATACTTATAAACTAAAACTTTCTCCACAACCACAAGTTCTTGCAGCATTTGGATTATTAAAAACGAAACCCTTTCCATTCAGACCACCAGAATATTCTAAAGTGGTCCCAACAAGATATAAGAATGATTTTTTATCTACCACAATCTTTACCCCATTGTCTTCAAAAACTTGGTCAGCTTCTGTTTTTTCATTGTCGAATTTCAAAACATACTCTAATCCAGAACAACCTCCACTCTTTACGCCAACTCTAATATAGTCGGTTTCTGGGTTGAAGCCTTCTTCTTTCATCAATTGAGATGCTTTTTCTTTTGCTAAATCTGATACTTTAATCATTATTTTTATTTAGAATGATTTTAGATTGCAAAAATACTACATTTCAAATCAATATCAAATTTGTGGCGAAATATTTGTCTATGTATTTCATAGATAAATTTTAACTTTGGAGAAATTTAATCATCAAAAAGAAAATTTATACATGAAAAAAATAGGAATTTTATTTTTAGGACTCATTTCAGCATTCAGTTTTTCACAAAATACACGTTTTGTGTATCAGGTTTCTATGAAAACAGATTCTACTGCAGCTCCTAAAATAGAAAATGCTTACTTAGACATCTCTACAGAAAAATCTATTTTCTACGGCGAAAAAAGAATGAAAAGAGATTCTACCATTCGACAAGCGATGGAAAACAGAAATTTCAATTTTGACAGAAATTCTATGGAGCAATTCAGAACCGCAATCACTTATTCCATAGAAAAAAATCACGCTACCAAAACCATTTCTTATAAAGACAGAATCGCAAGAGACCAATATTGGTACGATGAAGACAGAACTTTTAACTGGAAAATTTTACCAGAAACTGTAAAAATCGGTGAATATGAAACTCAAAAAGCAGAAACTACTTTTGCAGGTAGAAAATGGTTTGCTTGGTTTACTCAAGATCTTCCTTTTATAGATGGCCCTTATAAATTTTCTGGATTGCCAGGATTAATCGTAAAAGTGGAAGACGAAAAAGGAGATTATTCTTTTGACTTGAAAGAAACCAAAAAAATTGCTGAACTTCCTAATTTCGAAAGCAGATTTGGCAATAATATTAAAGTGAAAAGAAGCGAATTCTTAAAACAACAAGAAAAATTCAACAAAGACCCGATGTCATTCTTTCAAAATCAAGGTGGCGGATTTGCAATGAGAATGGGAGGAAACCAAAACCCACAAAATGAAGCCGAGAGAAGAAAAATGATGGAAGAAAGGCTGAAAGAAGAAGCGAAAGCCAACAATAATCCACTGGAAAAGAATTAATCCCAAAACGTTAAACTTTGTCAAAAACTCAACAAATGTATTTTGGCAAAGTTTTTTTTTATAATTTTGCTCCATAAATGGCAAAGCATTTAAAAATAATTGTAATGATTTTCGCATTGGGAATGTTCATCGTTCCGAATCAAATGCTTTTTGCCCAAAACACAGAAACCGCTTGTTGTACTACAGAAAAATCCGAGAAAGATTGCTGTAGTGCTTCTAAAAAATCTAGCCCTTGTCACGATACTTCCAAAAAATCACAATCTTGTAATAGCAATTGTGCAAAATGTACTTCTTGCTCATTAAGTGTTGTTTTCATTGGTGAAGAAACGGACAAATCTCTAAGCGAAATTTCTTCTCACGCAATTTCTAATAAAGTTGAAAATTTCTACTTAGCACCTTATTTATCTCAACTTTCTATTGCTATTTGGCAACCGCCTAAAATAGGTTAATAAAATTTGTACAGCCATAATTGTGGCTTATCCTGAAAATTTATTTCAACAAAATTTATTTAACTTATTAAAAATGAAAAACATACAGAAAAGCCTTCTGACTTTACTCCTTTTATTCTTATTCCAAATTACCTTTTCACAAATTACCAAAGAAAAAGCTTTAGTAAAAGGCGAATGTGGAATGTGCAAAGACAGAATAGAAAAAACAGCGCTAAAATCTGGTGCTAAAACCGCAACTTGGACCGCAGAAACCCAAACTTTAGAAGTGGAATTTGATATTTCTAAAACTTCTTTGGATAAACTTCTGAAAAACATTGCAGATGTAGGCCACGACAACGAAAAATACAAAACAGACGAAGATACTTACACCGCTTTACCAGAATGCTGTCATTATGATAGAGCCGCGAGTTTCGAAGAAGGTATCGCTGCTAAAAACTCTGAACATACAGAATCATCCGAAAGTCATTCCGAAGATCATTCTGAAGATCATTCTCAACACATCGAAAAAGAGAAAACCATAGAAGGTGTAAAACTTACCAAATATCAAGAAGCAACTGCACTCAATAAAAAAGAAGCGGGTTTGGTTTTCAATATTAATTCAAAAGAATTATTGAAAGCAGCGTGTTGTAATCTTTCTGAAAGTTTCGAAACCAATGCAACAGTAGACGTTTCTTTTTCTAACGCTGTTACAGGAACCAAACAGTTGAAAATGCTCGGTTTAGACCAAAAATATACCGCTTTAACCAAAGAACTTTTACCAGAAATCAGAGGGTTGGCTTCAGCTTATGGTTTGAATTTCATTCCTGGTCGTTGGATTTCAGGGATTCAATTAACAAAAGGAGGAAGCACCGTAGTCAATGGTTACGAAAGCATTACAGGACAAATCAATACAGAATTTGTAAAATTCAATAAAAATCCGGAAAATTCTGTGAATCTTTTTGCTGATTTTAACGGAAGATACGAAGCCAACATCGTTTCTACTTCTAAATTGAATGAAAAATGGGGACAATCTATTTTATTGCACGGAAACGCAACTATAGGCGAAATGGATGATAATAACGATACTTTCCTTGACAGACCAAAAGGAAACCAAATCAATGCAGCCTATTTATTGGATTACAATGATTTAGAAAACTCTGGCTTTGGTTCACATTTTGGGATTCAGTATTTGGTAGACAAAAGAATTGCAGGACAAGTTGGTTTTGATGACAAACTTCCGCAAATTTCTCAGAATAAATATGGAGTAAATATTGACATCAATCGTTTTCAGGTTTGGAACAAAACAGGTTACATTTTCAAAGGAAAACCTTACCAAAGCATCGGTTTGATGAACCAATTTACTTATCATAAACAAAATAGCTTTTTTGGTCTTAGAAATTATTTCGGAGAACAGAAAACCTATTATTCTAACTTGATTTTTGAATCTATTTTTGGAAATACCAACCATAAATATAAAACTGGAGCTAGTTTTTTATATGATGACTATAACGAAGATTATTTAGCTCAAAATTTCCAAAGAACAGAAACCGTTCCTGGATTGTTTTTTGAATATACTTTAACGGGACTTAAATATACTTTGGTTGCGGGTTCGCGTGTAGATTTTCACAATTTAGCAGGAACTCAATTCACGCCGAGAATTAATTTCAAATATGACTTTTCGCCAAAAACCATTTTGAGACTTTCTGCTGGAAAAGGCTTTAGAACAGCAAATATTTTTGCAGAAAACCAACAGTTTTTTGCATCAAACAGAAGTGTAGAAATTTTACAAAACGGAGGGAAAACATACGGTCTAAAACCAGAAATCGCTTGGAATTATGGAGCAAGTTTGCAACAAGATTTCAAACTTTTTGGCAAAAAAGCAAGCTGGATTACAGATTTCTTCAGAACAGATTTCCAAAATCAAGTTTTAGTAGATTTAGAAAATCCACAGAAAATCGTTTTCTATAATTTAGACGGCAAATCATTTGCCAATTCACTGCAAACACAATTAGACTTTAGCGTGGTCAAAAATCTAGATTTCAGAGTAGCGTACAAGTACTATGATGTACAGGCAGATTTTGCTAGCGGAAGAAAACAAATTCCTTTCATGGCGAAAAACAGAGGTTTTTTCAATGCAGCTTATAGCACTAAAAAAGAAGGAAAAAATGCTTTTTGGACCTTTGATACAACCGTTCAATACGTAGGAAAACAGAGAATTCCGAATACTGCTTCTAACCCTCAAAATTTACAATTGCCAGAATTTTCTGATTCTTATATGACTTGGAACGCTCAAATTGCTCACAATTTCAATAAAAATATCAGAGCGTATTTCGGTGGGGAAAACCTGACTGGAACTCGACAAAAAAATCCGATTGTAGACGCACAAAATCCTTTCGGAAATTATTTTGACGGAGGAATGGTTTATGC contains the following coding sequences:
- the sufB gene encoding Fe-S cluster assembly protein SufB, giving the protein MAKYTEDDLREDLKTKEYEAGFYTDIEYEDFPVGLNEEIVRMISAKKEEPEWMTNWRLESFRIWQKMEEPDWANIKYEKPDFQAIKYYAAPKVKPELASLDEVDPELLKTFEKLGINIEEQKRLAGVAVDIVMDSVSVKTTFQATLKEKGIIFCSISEAIKEYPELVQKYIGKVVPRGDNFYAALNSAVFSDGSFCYIPKGVKCPMELSTYFRINQAGTGQFERTLVIADEGSYVSYLEGCTAPARDENQLHAAVVELIAMDNAEIKYSTVQNWFPGDENGKGGVYNFVTKRGLCEKNAKISWTQVETGSAVTWKYPSCILKGDNSVGEFYSIAVTNNHQYADTGTKMIHIGKNTKSTIISKGISAGKSNNSYRGLVKVMPSAKGARNFSQCDSLLMGNECGAHTFPYIEIKDPTAQLEHEATTSKIGEDQIFYCNQRGIDTEKAIALIVNGFSKEVLNKLPMEFAIEAQKLLEISLEGSVG
- a CDS encoding HesB/IscA family protein, which translates into the protein MIKVSDLAKEKASQLMKEEGFNPETDYIRVGVKSGGCSGLEYVLKFDNEKTEADQVFEDNGVKIVVDKKSFLYLVGTTLEYSGGLNGKGFVFNNPNAARTCGCGESFSL
- a CDS encoding GLPGLI family protein, with product MKKIGILFLGLISAFSFSQNTRFVYQVSMKTDSTAAPKIENAYLDISTEKSIFYGEKRMKRDSTIRQAMENRNFNFDRNSMEQFRTAITYSIEKNHATKTISYKDRIARDQYWYDEDRTFNWKILPETVKIGEYETQKAETTFAGRKWFAWFTQDLPFIDGPYKFSGLPGLIVKVEDEKGDYSFDLKETKKIAELPNFESRFGNNIKVKRSEFLKQQEKFNKDPMSFFQNQGGGFAMRMGGNQNPQNEAERRKMMEERLKEEAKANNNPLEKN
- a CDS encoding TonB-dependent receptor domain-containing protein, which gives rise to MKNIQKSLLTLLLLFLFQITFSQITKEKALVKGECGMCKDRIEKTALKSGAKTATWTAETQTLEVEFDISKTSLDKLLKNIADVGHDNEKYKTDEDTYTALPECCHYDRAASFEEGIAAKNSEHTESSESHSEDHSEDHSQHIEKEKTIEGVKLTKYQEATALNKKEAGLVFNINSKELLKAACCNLSESFETNATVDVSFSNAVTGTKQLKMLGLDQKYTALTKELLPEIRGLASAYGLNFIPGRWISGIQLTKGGSTVVNGYESITGQINTEFVKFNKNPENSVNLFADFNGRYEANIVSTSKLNEKWGQSILLHGNATIGEMDDNNDTFLDRPKGNQINAAYLLDYNDLENSGFGSHFGIQYLVDKRIAGQVGFDDKLPQISQNKYGVNIDINRFQVWNKTGYIFKGKPYQSIGLMNQFTYHKQNSFFGLRNYFGEQKTYYSNLIFESIFGNTNHKYKTGASFLYDDYNEDYLAQNFQRTETVPGLFFEYTLTGLKYTLVAGSRVDFHNLAGTQFTPRINFKYDFSPKTILRLSAGKGFRTANIFAENQQFFASNRSVEILQNGGKTYGLKPEIAWNYGASLQQDFKLFGKKASWITDFFRTDFQNQVLVDLENPQKIVFYNLDGKSFANSLQTQLDFSVVKNLDFRVAYKYYDVQADFASGRKQIPFMAKNRGFFNAAYSTKKEGKNAFWTFDTTVQYVGKQRIPNTASNPQNLQLPEFSDSYMTWNAQIAHNFNKNIRAYFGGENLTGTRQKNPIVDAQNPFGNYFDGGMVYAPIMPANFYVGFDVNF